The genomic region CTCCTTCGACCGCATGCTCCGGATCAAGGCGGACGCCGGGCCCTCGGTGCTGTTCCCCAGCCTCGACACCATCGTGACCGAGGGCCGCACGATCACCTTCAACCTCTCGGCCAGGGACGCGACGTTCCCGCAGAAACTGGCCACGGGAGCCGGGTCCATCGTCGACCCCACCCAGTACCCGAAGGACAAGCTCCGCACGGGCGGCCGTGTCGACGGTTCGGGCCCGTACACCCTGAAGTCGTTCGAGTCCGGTGTCCAGGCCGAGCTGGTGCCCAACCCGGCGTACAAGGGCGCGTTGAAGAAGACGGGCGTCGCGGTCGACATCCGCTACTTCGAGGGGTCCGAGGCGCTCCAGGCGGCCTGGAAGGCCGGGGACGTCGATGTCACGCACCGCCAGCTCCCCTCCGAGCAGCTCGCCGAGCTCGACCCGGCCGCCGACGACCAGCGCGTCACCGAGGCGGACAGCGCCGAGATCCGCAACCTCGTCTTCAACGTCCGGGACGGCGCGCCGCTCGCGGACAAGAAGGTCCGCCAGGCCGTCGCCTGGCTCATCGACCGCGGGCCGCTGGTCACCAAGGCCTACCGGAGCACCGTCGAACCGCTGTACTCGCTGATCCCGCAGGGCTACATCGGGCACAGCACCCCCTTCTTCGACTCCTACCCGGAGTCGGACCCGGAGCGGGCCAGGGAGCTGATGGAGGAGGCCGGGGTGGATCTTCCGCTGCACATCACCTTCGCCCACCGCGACGACGACGCCAACAAGGCGGAGTCCGCCGAGCTGGTCCGCCAGCTGGAGAAGGACGGGCTCTTCGAGGTCAAGGAGAAGGCCGTCGAGTGGCAGGCCTTCCAGAAGGGCTACGCGGCCGGTGAGTACGACGCGTACACCCTGGGATGGCTCCCGGACTACCCGGACCCCGACACCTTCAGCCAGCCGCTGGTCGGCAGCGAGAACTCCCTCCACAACGGCTACAGCAGCGAGAAGATGGACGCGCTGATCGCGGCCACGCAGCAGTACAGCGACCGCGGCCGGACCTCGGACGACTTCAAGGAGATGCAGAAGCTGGTCGGCGAGGACGTGCCGCTGGTCCCGCTGTGGCAGAAGAAGGACTACGTCGTCAGCAAGCAGTCCGTGTCCGGGTCCCAGTACCTCTCCGACGGCACCGGGATCTGGCGGCTGTGGGAACTCAGCTGGATCTGACGTCCTCGGCGCCCCGCGCCCCGGGCATGAACTCCACCAGCACGTCGTGGACCTGCCGCACGAGCGGCCGCAGCACCCGGAAGCGGGAGAGCGCGATCGCCCGGGCGGCGATCGGCGCGGTGCGCTCGACGAGCCGGCGGCTGCGGGCGGTGCCCTCGGACCGGTCGTAGACCCAGAACAGCACCAGGCCCATCTGCATCAGCCACATCAACTGCGGCAGTATCCGCCCCAGTTCGGGGTCGTACTTGGTGCTGGATCCCGCCAGGCACCGCTCGTGCACGGAGATCACCGCCTCGCGGGCGCCCACGGAATCCTCCGAGAAGGGGGAGAGCGGGCTCTCCGGGTCGGCGGCGTTCTTGAAGAACTGGGCGGCGAAGCGGTGGTACGGCTCGGCGATGTCCAGCCACCGGAGCAGTACGCCCCGGATGCGCAGGGCGAGATCCGTCTCGTCGGCCAGGACCGGCCGGACCGCCGCCTCGTGCTCGGTGGCGATCCGGTCGTAGAAGCCCTGGACCAGGTGTTCCTTGGAGGAGAAGTAGTAGTAGGCGTTCCCGACGGAGACGCCGGCCTCCTGGGCGATGGCCCGCATCGTCGTCCGGTCGTACCCGCGCTCCTCGAAGAGCCGGAGCGCCGTCTCCAGGATCAGGGTGCGGGTCTGCTCGCTCTTCGGGGCCTTCGACTTCCCGGCCGCGCCGCTTCCGGCCGGCTTCGAACCGCCCGCTTCCGCCACGTTCTTCTCTTGCTTCGCCACGGTTCCAAGGCTAACCGGGCGAGGGGGAGCGGCCGGTCCGGACTCAGGCGCTCATCGAACGCGCGGTGTTGACCTGCGACATGACCCACTGGAAGGTCTCGGGGCCCGTCGCCGGGATCATCGTCTGATGGTGCCGGCCTCCGCTGGTGACCGTGATCTGCACGAAGCCGGTCGTGCGCTTCTCCTTCATCAGGAGGAACAGCAGTCCGATGAGGCAGAACAGCGCGAAGACGATCGCGAGCACGATGCCCACGGTCGGGATCTTCTCCTCCGTGCGCGACATGTCGGTCGCCGTCCACACCGCGCCCTTGAGCGGCAGGGTGCCGGACGGGGTCACGATGCCGTCGTTCATCACCGTGATGTCACCGAGCGAGAGCACCGGAACTCCGCTGCCGCCGTGCTGCGCCGGCAGGTTGAAGCCGGGCTCCGTCGGCTGTCCGGGGCCCGGGTAGCCGTAACCGGGGCCGGGCTGGGCCGCGGAGTCGGGCAGCGGCTGCGGATAGCCGTACGCCGGAGCGGCGCCCGGCGCCGGATAGCCGTAACCCTGGCCGTCCGGCATCGTGGGCGGGTTGCCCGGCGGCTGGGGCGGGCCCCACTTGTATGAGTCGTCCGCGTACGGATTCGGATCGCTCACGACGTTCCCCGTTCTCCATCAAGCCATCTGCTCCCGTGCTGTCCTGCGCCGGGAGAGGGTGAGCCGGTCGACGGCTCCGCACGACCGTACCGTCCCGGACCGCCCGACGCACCAAGAGGCCCCGCTTCCCGCACTGTCCGTGCGGGAAGCGGGGCCTTCCGGTACAACGCGTGGGTCAGAAGCGACGGGTGATCAGCGCGCGCTTCACTTCCTGGATCGCCTTGGTGACCTCGATGCCACGCGGGCAGGCGTCCGTGCAGTTGAACGTCGTGCGGCAACGCCACACACCGTCACGGTCGTTGAGGATCTCCAGGCGCTGCTCCCCGGCCTCGTCACGCGAGTCGAAGATGAAGCGGTGCGCGTTGACGATCGCCGCCGGGCCGAAGTACTGGCCGTCGTTCCAGAACACCGGGCACGAGGACGTGCACGCGGCGCACAGGATGCACTTGGTGGTGTCGTCGAAGCGCTCGCGGTCCTCGGGGGACTGCAGGCGCTCGCGGGTCGGCTCGTTCCCCTTGGTGACGAGGAAGGGCATGACATCGCGGTAGGCCTGGAAGAACGGGTCCATGTCGACCACGAGGTCCTTGAGGACCGTGAGGCCCTTGATGGCCTCGACCGTGATCGGCTTCTCCGGGTTGATGTCCTTGATCAGCGTCTTGCAGGCGAGCCTGTTCTTGCCGTTGATCCGCATCGCGTCGGAGCCGCAGATGCCGTGCGCGCAGGAGCGCCGGAACGTCAGCGTGCCGTCCTGCTCCCACTTGATCTTGTGAAGGGCGTCGAGCACACGCTCCTTCGGGTCGATCGAGATCTGGAAGTCCTGCCACTCGACCTCGTCGGTGACCTCGGGGTTGAAGCGGCGGATCCGGAACGTCGCCGTGATGTACGGGGTGTCGGCGAAGCCGGCCTCGGGCTCGGGGGCCTTGTCCGACTTCTCCAGGGTGGGGGTTGCCATCAGTACTTACGCTCCATCGGCTGGTAGCGGGTCGTGACGACCGGCTTGTAGTCGAGCCGGATCGACTCGGTGCCGTCGTCCGCGACCTCGCGGTACGCCATGGTGTGGCGCATGAAGTTGACGTCGTCGCGGTTCGGGTAGTCCTCGCGGTAGTGACCGCCGCGGGACTCCTTGCGGGCCAGCGCGGAGGTCGCCATGACCTCGGCCAGGTCGAGCAGGTTGCCCAGCTCGATGGCCTCCAGCAGGTCGGTGTTGAACCGCTTGCCCTTGTCCTGGATCGACACGTCGAGGTAGCGCGTGCGCAGCTCGGCGATCTTGTCGACGGCGGTCTTGATGGTCTGCTCGGTGCGGAACACCATCACGTTGGCGTCCATGCACTCCTGCAGCTCCGTGCGGAGCGCGTGGACCCGCTCGGTGCCCGTCGAGTTGCGCAGCCGCTCGACCTGGTCCTGGACCAGCTGGGCCGGGTTCTCGGGAAGCTCGACGAAGTCGTTCTTCGCGGAGTACTCGGCGGCGGCGATGCCCGAGCGGCGTCCGAAGACGTTGATGTCGAGCAGCGAGTTGGTGCCCAGACGGTTGGCGCCGTGCACGGAGACACAGGCGACCTCGCCGGCGGCGTACAGGCCCGGGACGACGGTGGTGTTGTCGGCCAGCACCTCGCCCTCGACGTTGGTCGGGATGCCGCCCATGGCGTAGTGCGCGGTCGGCTGGATCGGGATCGGGTCCGTGTAGGGCTCGATGCCGAGGTACGTACGCGCGAACTCGGTGATGTCCGGGAGCTTCGCGTCCAGCTGCTCCGGCGGGAGGTGCGTGAGGTCGAGGTAGACGTGGTCGCCCTCGGGACCGCAGCCGCGGCCCTCACGGATCTCGGTGTAGATGGAGCGGGACACGACGTCACGGGACGCGAGGTCCTTCATGACCGGCGCGTACTTCTCCATGAAGCGCTCGCCGTCCTTGTTGCGGAGGATGCCGCCCTCACCGCGGGCGCCCTCCGTCAGGAGGATGCCCATGCGCCAGATGCCCGTCGGGTGGAACTGGAAGAACTCCATGTCCTCCAGCGGCAGACCCCGGCGGTAGCAGGCGGCCTGGCCGTCACCGGTCAGGGTGTGCGCGTTCGACGTCACCTTGAAGAACTTGCCGGTGCCGCCCGAGGCATAGATGACCGACTTCGCCTGGAAGACGTGGATCTCGCCGGTGGCCAGCTCGTAGGCGACGACGCCGGCGGACTTCTTGACGCCGTCCACCTCGACGACCAGCTGGTCCAGGACGTAGAACTCGTTGAAGAACTCCACGCCCTCCTTGACGCAGTTCTGGTACAGCGTCTGGAGGATCATGTGGCCGGTGCGGTCGCCCGAGTAGCAGGCGCGGCGGACCGGGGCCTCACCGTGGTTGCGGGAGTGACCGCCGAACCGGCGCTGGTCGATCTTGCCCTCGGGCGTACGGCCGAACGGCAGGCCCATCTTCTCCAGGTCGAGGACGGCGTCGATGGCCTCCTTCGCGAGGATCTCGGCGGCGTCCTGGTCGACCAGGTAGTCGCCGCCCTTGATCGTGTCGAAGGTGTGCCACTCCCAGTTGTCCTCCTCCACGTTGGCGAGCGCGGCGGCCATGCCGCCCTGCGCCGCGCCCGTGTGGGAGCGGGTGGGGTAGAGCTTCGTCAGCACGGCGGTGCGGCTGCGCTTGGTCGACTCGATGGCCGCGCGCATGCCGGCGCCGCCGGCGCCGACGATGACGGTGTCGTACTTGTGGATCTGCATGGTTTTCCTCTGGTCCCTCTGTCCCGGCGCCTAGCGGATGTTCGGGTCGAAGGTGAAGATCACCAGCGTGCCCAGCAGGACGGTGAACACCGTGGCGGTGTACAGGAGCATCTTCAGCCAGAAGCGGGTGTTGTCCCGTTCGGCGTAGTCGTTGATGACCGTACGGAGGCCGTTGGCGCCGTGCAGCATGGCGAGCCACAGCATCGCCAGGTCCCAGACCTGCCAGAACGGCGAAGCCCAGCGGCCCGCGACGAAGGCGAAGCCGATCTTGGACACGCCGCCGTCGAGCACCAGCTGGATCAGCAGGTGGCCGATGACGAGGACGACCAGCACGATGCCCGACAGGCGCATGAAGAGCCAGGCGTACATCTCGAAGTTCGTGCGCGAACCCTTGGGGGTCTTGCCCGTGCGCTTGCGCGGGGGCTCGATCACCGGGGCCGG from Streptomyces sp. QL37 harbors:
- a CDS encoding ABC transporter substrate-binding protein, with the translated sequence MRFIRLRILAILAVLVIAGVGAWQLLPSDEVNESPITVGTSDEVTSLDPAGAYDAGSWAIYSNLYQSLMTFRSGAVVPEPDAAESCGFVGQKLQTYQCRLRDDLTFSNGRKITAEDVKYSFDRMLRIKADAGPSVLFPSLDTIVTEGRTITFNLSARDATFPQKLATGAGSIVDPTQYPKDKLRTGGRVDGSGPYTLKSFESGVQAELVPNPAYKGALKKTGVAVDIRYFEGSEALQAAWKAGDVDVTHRQLPSEQLAELDPAADDQRVTEADSAEIRNLVFNVRDGAPLADKKVRQAVAWLIDRGPLVTKAYRSTVEPLYSLIPQGYIGHSTPFFDSYPESDPERARELMEEAGVDLPLHITFAHRDDDANKAESAELVRQLEKDGLFEVKEKAVEWQAFQKGYAAGEYDAYTLGWLPDYPDPDTFSQPLVGSENSLHNGYSSEKMDALIAATQQYSDRGRTSDDFKEMQKLVGEDVPLVPLWQKKDYVVSKQSVSGSQYLSDGTGIWRLWELSWI
- a CDS encoding TetR family transcriptional regulator produces the protein MAKQEKNVAEAGGSKPAGSGAAGKSKAPKSEQTRTLILETALRLFEERGYDRTTMRAIAQEAGVSVGNAYYYFSSKEHLVQGFYDRIATEHEAAVRPVLADETDLALRIRGVLLRWLDIAEPYHRFAAQFFKNAADPESPLSPFSEDSVGAREAVISVHERCLAGSSTKYDPELGRILPQLMWLMQMGLVLFWVYDRSEGTARSRRLVERTAPIAARAIALSRFRVLRPLVRQVHDVLVEFMPGARGAEDVRSS
- a CDS encoding succinate dehydrogenase iron-sulfur subunit encodes the protein MATPTLEKSDKAPEPEAGFADTPYITATFRIRRFNPEVTDEVEWQDFQISIDPKERVLDALHKIKWEQDGTLTFRRSCAHGICGSDAMRINGKNRLACKTLIKDINPEKPITVEAIKGLTVLKDLVVDMDPFFQAYRDVMPFLVTKGNEPTRERLQSPEDRERFDDTTKCILCAACTSSCPVFWNDGQYFGPAAIVNAHRFIFDSRDEAGEQRLEILNDRDGVWRCRTTFNCTDACPRGIEVTKAIQEVKRALITRRF
- the sdhA gene encoding succinate dehydrogenase flavoprotein subunit, whose protein sequence is MQIHKYDTVIVGAGGAGMRAAIESTKRSRTAVLTKLYPTRSHTGAAQGGMAAALANVEEDNWEWHTFDTIKGGDYLVDQDAAEILAKEAIDAVLDLEKMGLPFGRTPEGKIDQRRFGGHSRNHGEAPVRRACYSGDRTGHMILQTLYQNCVKEGVEFFNEFYVLDQLVVEVDGVKKSAGVVAYELATGEIHVFQAKSVIYASGGTGKFFKVTSNAHTLTGDGQAACYRRGLPLEDMEFFQFHPTGIWRMGILLTEGARGEGGILRNKDGERFMEKYAPVMKDLASRDVVSRSIYTEIREGRGCGPEGDHVYLDLTHLPPEQLDAKLPDITEFARTYLGIEPYTDPIPIQPTAHYAMGGIPTNVEGEVLADNTTVVPGLYAAGEVACVSVHGANRLGTNSLLDINVFGRRSGIAAAEYSAKNDFVELPENPAQLVQDQVERLRNSTGTERVHALRTELQECMDANVMVFRTEQTIKTAVDKIAELRTRYLDVSIQDKGKRFNTDLLEAIELGNLLDLAEVMATSALARKESRGGHYREDYPNRDDVNFMRHTMAYREVADDGTESIRLDYKPVVTTRYQPMERKY
- a CDS encoding succinate dehydrogenase hydrophobic membrane anchor subunit, translated to MSTETPSSAIGDVEGVGLYDVENPAPVIEPPRKRTGKTPKGSRTNFEMYAWLFMRLSGIVLVVLVIGHLLIQLVLDGGVSKIGFAFVAGRWASPFWQVWDLAMLWLAMLHGANGLRTVINDYAERDNTRFWLKMLLYTATVFTVLLGTLVIFTFDPNIR